A single genomic interval of Vulpes vulpes isolate BD-2025 chromosome 3, VulVul3, whole genome shotgun sequence harbors:
- the TBL2 gene encoding transducin beta-like protein 2 isoform X1, with the protein MELPQMPELMGLSLLLGLLALMATAAVARGWLRAEEETGSRSAGQKANGFPPDKSLKSKKQKQHQRIRKEKPQQHNFTHRLLAAALKSHSGNISCMDFSSNGKYLATCADDRTVRIWSTKDFLQREHRSLRANVELDHATLVRFSPDCRAFIVWLANGDTLRVFKMTKREDGGYTFTANPEDFPKKHKAPVVNIGIADTGKFIMTASSDTTILIWNLKGHVLSTINTNQMNNTYAAISPCSRFVASCGFTPDVKVWEVCFGKKGDFQEVMRAFELKGHSAAVHFFAFSNDSRRMASVSKDGTWKLWDTDVEYKKQQDPYLLRTGCFEEASTMLCRLALSPDAQVLALASGSSIHLYNTRRGEKEECFKQVHGECITDLSFDITGRLLASCGDRAVRLFHNTPGHRAVVEEMQGLLKRASNESTRQRLQQQLTQAQEALRSLGALKR; encoded by the exons ATGGAGCTACCGCAGATGCCCGAGCTGATGGGCCTGTCGCTGTTGCTCGGGCTGTTGGCCCTGATGGCGACGGCGGCAGTAGCGCGGGGGTGGCTGCGCGCGGAGGAGGAGACGGGCAGCCGGTCCGCGG GCCAAAAAGCAAATGGATTTCCACCTGACAAGTCCTTGAAGTCCAAGAAGCAGAAACAGCATCAACGAATTCGCAAGGAGAAGCCTCAGCAGCACAACTTCACTCACCGCCTCCTGGCTGCGGCATTAAAG AGCCACAGTGGGAACATATCTTGCATGGACTTTAGCAGCAATGGCAAGTACCTGGCCACCTGTGCAGATGACCGCACTGTCCGCATCTGGAGTACCAAGGACTTCCTGCAGCGGGAGCACCGCAGCCTGAGAGCCAACGTGGAGCTGGACCATGCTACCCTGGTGCGCTTCAGCCCTGACTGCAG AGCCTTCATCGTCTGGCTGGCCAATGGAGATACCCTTCGTGTCTTTAAGATGACCAAGCGAGAAGATGGGGGCTATACCTTCACAGCCAACCCAGAGGACTTTCCTAAAAAGCACAAGGCACCCGTCGTCAACATTGGCATTGCAGACACAG ggaagtTCATCATGACCGCTTCCAGTGACACAACGATCCTCATCTGGAATCTGAAAGGTCATGTGCTGTCTACGATCAACACCAACCAGATGAACAATACCTATGCTGCTATATCCCCCTGCAGCAG GTTTGTGGCCTCTTGTGGCTTCACCCCAGATGTAAAAGTTTGGGAAGTCTGCTTTGGGAAAAAAGGCGATTTCCAGGAGGTCATGCGAGCCTTTGAACTGAAGGGGCACTCTGCAGCCGTCCACTTCTTCGCTTTCTCCAATGACTCCCGCAG GATGGCCTCAGTCTCCAAGGATGGTACGTGGAAACTGTGGGACACAGATGTGGAATACAAGAAGCAACAGGATCCCTACTTGCTGAGGACAGGCTGCTTTGAAGAGGCGAGCACCATGCTCTGCCGCCTGGCCCTCTCCCCTGACGCCCAGGTCTTGGCTTTGGCCAGTGGCAGCAGTATTCATCTCTACAACACCCGGCGGGGTGAGAAGGAAGAGTGCTTTAAGCAGGTCCATGGGGAGTGTATCACTGACTTGTCCTTTGACATCACTGGCCGGCTTCTGGCCTCCTGTGGGGACCGGGCAGTGCGGCTTTTCCACAACACCCCTGGCCACCGGGCAGTGGTGGAGGAAATGCAGGGCCTCCTGAAGCGAGCCTCCAACGAGAGCACCCGCCAAAGGCTACAGCAGCAGCTGACCCAGGCCCAGGAAGCTCTGAGAAGCCTGGGTGCCTTGAAGAGATGA
- the TBL2 gene encoding transducin beta-like protein 2 isoform X2 gives MTKREDGGYTFTANPEDFPKKHKAPVVNIGIADTGKFIMTASSDTTILIWNLKGHVLSTINTNQMNNTYAAISPCSRFVASCGFTPDVKVWEVCFGKKGDFQEVMRAFELKGHSAAVHFFAFSNDSRRMASVSKDGTWKLWDTDVEYKKQQDPYLLRTGCFEEASTMLCRLALSPDAQVLALASGSSIHLYNTRRGEKEECFKQVHGECITDLSFDITGRLLASCGDRAVRLFHNTPGHRAVVEEMQGLLKRASNESTRQRLQQQLTQAQEALRSLGALKR, from the exons ATGACCAAGCGAGAAGATGGGGGCTATACCTTCACAGCCAACCCAGAGGACTTTCCTAAAAAGCACAAGGCACCCGTCGTCAACATTGGCATTGCAGACACAG ggaagtTCATCATGACCGCTTCCAGTGACACAACGATCCTCATCTGGAATCTGAAAGGTCATGTGCTGTCTACGATCAACACCAACCAGATGAACAATACCTATGCTGCTATATCCCCCTGCAGCAG GTTTGTGGCCTCTTGTGGCTTCACCCCAGATGTAAAAGTTTGGGAAGTCTGCTTTGGGAAAAAAGGCGATTTCCAGGAGGTCATGCGAGCCTTTGAACTGAAGGGGCACTCTGCAGCCGTCCACTTCTTCGCTTTCTCCAATGACTCCCGCAG GATGGCCTCAGTCTCCAAGGATGGTACGTGGAAACTGTGGGACACAGATGTGGAATACAAGAAGCAACAGGATCCCTACTTGCTGAGGACAGGCTGCTTTGAAGAGGCGAGCACCATGCTCTGCCGCCTGGCCCTCTCCCCTGACGCCCAGGTCTTGGCTTTGGCCAGTGGCAGCAGTATTCATCTCTACAACACCCGGCGGGGTGAGAAGGAAGAGTGCTTTAAGCAGGTCCATGGGGAGTGTATCACTGACTTGTCCTTTGACATCACTGGCCGGCTTCTGGCCTCCTGTGGGGACCGGGCAGTGCGGCTTTTCCACAACACCCCTGGCCACCGGGCAGTGGTGGAGGAAATGCAGGGCCTCCTGAAGCGAGCCTCCAACGAGAGCACCCGCCAAAGGCTACAGCAGCAGCTGACCCAGGCCCAGGAAGCTCTGAGAAGCCTGGGTGCCTTGAAGAGATGA